The genomic window GTCGCGATCCCCCTGACCGTCGCGATGGTGCTCGGCGGGCTGCGCGTGCAGAGCGAACTCGCCAACGCCGTGCACTACGGACGGGCCGCCGACCAGGTCGCGGACGTGCCCGCCATCGTCAAGATGGGCACCGATTTCGGTCTTGCGTCCGCCGGCTACTCGGTGAACACCCTGATGCCCGAGGACCTCGAAGGGCTCGCCGGCTCGATCGACGCAGTCCGGGACGTCGTGGCCGACTCCGCGTTGCCGTCCGACGTCGTCGACCGGTTGCGCACCTCGCTCACCACCATCGAAGGCGTACAGCAGGAAATGGTGACCGGGGCCCCGCCGCGCGCCGACCTGGCCGACCAGACCACGGCGATCCGACAGGACCTGACCGAACTCCTCGACGACATCGTCGGCCCGATCGAGGATCCGGCCGTCATCGCCGCGCACACCCACCTGATCGACGCCTGGTCGGCGCAGCGCCGCCTCGCGGACCAGGTCACCGGCGCGATGGCACTCCTCGCGAACCCGAATGCATCGATGACCGACGTGCTCACCGCGTCCGGCGCGGAACTCGCGGTGATCGACTCGCTGATCCGATCGTTCCCGGCCGCGGCCGGGCAGCTCGACACCCTGCGCCAGGCGGTGCACGCCCGGCTCGACATGTTCGACGCCGCCCGCGGCGGCCCCCTGCCGCTGCTCGGACTGCGGGCGTCGCTGGTCGAGAGCGTCGAAACCTACAGCGCGCTCGTCGCGGAGGCGTCGGACGCCATCTCCGCCACCGTCACCGCCCGCGCCGAGGAAACCCGGTCCGCCGCGATCCGCGACGCGCTACTCGTCCTCGTCACCCTGCTCGCGGCACTCGTCCTCGCGCTGCTCGTCTCCCGGTCGCTGATCGGACCGATCCGCCGGCTCCGGCTGGGGGCGCTGCGGGTGGCGCGTGAGGATCTGCCCGACGCGATCGACCGGGTCATGGACGGCGATCTGGACGCGGTCACCCGGTTCGAGCCGGTACCCGTGTACACCACCGAGGAGATCGGGCAGCTGGCCCGCGCCGTCGACGACATCCACGGTCAGGCCCTCCGCCTCGCCGGTGAGCAGGCCGACCTGCGTCTGCAGATCGGGGACATGTTCGAGACCCTCGCCCGCCGCTCGAAGTCGCTCGTCGACCAGCAGCTCGGGCTGATCGAGAACCTGGAGTTCGAGGAGAAGGACCCGAAACGGCTCGAGAGCCTGTTCAAACTCGACCACCTCGCCGCCCGCATGCGCCGCAACGGCGACAACCTGCTGATCCTGTCCGGGCACCGCGTCCACCGCGCCCACTCCGCGCCGGTCCAGCTCGGCGACACCGTGCGCGCCGCGATGTCCGAGGTGGAGGACTATCGGCGGGTGCAGGTCGGCTCCACCCCGAACGGGGCCCTGAGCGGCACCGTCGCCGCCGACGTCGTGCATCTGGTCGCCGAACTGCTCGACAACGCACTGCAGGCGTCCCCGCCGGACAGCAAGGTGCGCATCGCGTTCGCCCGGGCCGTCGACGGTGGTGTGCTGATCGAGATCTCCGACAGCGGAATCGGTGTTCCCCCGGATCGTCTCGCGGCGATCAACGAACGGCTCGGCGCAGGTGGCGAGGTGAGCCCGGAGACCGCCCGCCACATGGGTCTGTTCGTCGTCAGCCGGCTCGCCGCCCGGCACGGGCTCACCGTCCGGCTCCGGCGGACCCACGACACCCGGTCGAATCCGGGGATCACCGCGAGCGTCCACCTTCCCGACACCCTGCTGGTCTCGCCGCTCGAGATGGTGCACACCGGCCCGTTGCCGCGGATGGACACCGACGGGATGCCGGTGGTGACGGTCGTCCCGTCCGGTGCGATGCCGCAGCTGGTCACGACCCCGGCACCGGCCGCCCCGGAATCCGCCCCGTCGCCGGCCGGCACCCTGCCGCAGCGGACACTCGGCGGGACGGCGGGGCTACCGCAGCGGACACCCGGCGCGACGAGCCTCGCCCGCATGCAGGACGCCCCCGCCCCGGGCCCCGTGCCCTCGGCGCCGCCGACCCCACAGCCACAGCAGCCGGTCGCACCGTCGTTGCCGGCGCTGTCGACAGCGGCCTCTCCGGCCCCCGCGGCCGATGCCGTCGACCCGGGCGACGACTCGCCGCCGGCCCGCCGACACCGGTACCGCAGCAACGCCGCGAAGACCGCATCGTTCTTCGGTGCCCGCCCGAATACGAGCACCGTCAGGGACGACACGGACGCCGTGCCCGGCGGCACCCCGATCTTCTCCGACATGGTCACGGACTGGCTCACCGATCCGACCGAGGCGGAGGACATCGGCAGATTCGAGTGGGTGTCGGCCGGCGACGAGGGCTGGGCCGCCGCGCACCGGGTGAGCGAGACCCCGGTCGAGGACCGGACCGAGTCGGGGCTGCCGCAGCGCCGGCCGGGGCATCGGCTGGTGCCCGGCGGCGTCGACACGGGCTCCGGCGGCCACGGGCCGACGACACGTCCACGGCTCCGGGACCCCGAAGCCGTCCGTGAGAACCTGAGCCGCCACCAAAAGGGAACGCGGTTGGGTCGTGCAGCGAGCGCGGCCGAACGCACCAGTATCGGAGGAGACAGATGAGCACCGACCGGGGAATCGTGCCGGACACCGATCAGGGCTCCCGTGACGGGCACCCGCTGGACTGGCTGGTGTCGAACTTCGCCAGGGAGGTCGCGGGCGTCTCGCACGCCGTCCTGGTGTCCGCGGACGGCCTGCTCATGGCGAGCAGTGCGCACCTCCCGATCGATCGCGCGGAGCAGCTCGCCGCGGTCACGTCCGGGCTCGCCAGCCTGTCCGCCGGCGTCTCGAGCATCTTCGACGGGGGCGGTGTCCTGCAGTCGGTTGTCGAGATGCAGCGCGGCTATCTGCTGTTGATGAGCGTCGGCGACGGATCGCACCTGGCCACGCTGACGTCGTCGTCGTGCGACATCGGGCAGGTCGGCTACGAGATGGCGTTGCTCGTCGAGCGGGTCGGCAGTTCGGTGCAGGCCACGCCGCGCGCGACCCTCGGGTCCTGATCCGGGCGGGGCGATGAACGACGAGTACGACAACGTGAGCGGTCGCGGACCGAGCCTGGTCCGCCCGTACTCCTTCACCTCGGGCCGGACGAAACCGGCGGTGGAACTGGCCTTGGAGGCCCTGATCCAGGCGTTGCCGCTCTCGGACCGTCAGCTGCCGGAGCTCGGTGACGTCGAGGCGACGATCGTCGCACTGTGTGCGCAGTCGCCGTCGGTGGCCGAGATCGCCGCCCGGGTGGGGGTACCGATCGGCGTGGCCCGGGTGCTCGTCGCCGACCTCGTCGAATCCGGTCATCTGCGGATTCTGGCAACCCTGCAGGACGACGCGAGCGACAGTGAACGTCGCGAACTTATCGAAAGGGTCCTCGGTGGACTACGCAACCTCTAGTGGCCGGCACCCCCGGGTGACCTCGACCAAGATCGTCATCGCGGGTGGGTTCGGGGTCGGCAAGACCACGCTGGTCGGGGCGGTGTCCGAGATCGTGCCGTTGCGGACCGAGGCGCTGGTCACCAACGCGTCCGACGGTGTGGACAGTCTCACTGCCACCCCGCAGAAGGCCACCACGACGGTCGCGATGGATTTCGGCCGGATCAGCCTGGCCCCGGATCTGGTGCTGTACCTGTTCGGTACGCCGGGGCAGCAACGGTTCTGGTTCATGTGGGACGACCTGATCCGCGGCGCCATCGGTGCGATCGTGCTGATCGACACCCGCAGGCTGGACGAGTCGTTCGCCGCCGTCGACTACTTCGAGGCGCAGGGCCTGCCGTTCGTGGTCGCGGTCAACGAGTTCGACGATGCGCCGCGCTATCCGCTCGAGGAGATCCGGCAGGCGCTGGCGGTACCCGCGCACGTGCCGATCCTGTCGATCGACGCCCGCGTGCAGGAGTCCGCGAAGACGGCACTGGTCGCGATCACCGAGTACGCACTCACCCGGCTCGATCAGCCGGTGGGATAGCACCTACTGCCCGGCCCGCCCGGAGAGCGGGTCCGCGGCGAGTGCTGCGGGATCTGGCTGACCTGCACCTATAGACTTGACGGGTTGTGTGTGCCCGGCATCGGCGCCGCCGAACTCCGATGCTCCGCACGCCCGGGGTCCGCAGGCTCTACCAGGACCGTTTGTCGAGAAGAAGAGGAGCCGATGACCGACACCACGTTGCCCCCCGAGGAACCCACGCACGACCGGATCGAACCGGTCGACATCCAGCAGGAGATGCAGTCCAGCTACATCGATTACGCGATGAGTGTGATCGTGGGCCGTGCGCTACCGGATGTGCGCGACGGCCTCAAGCCCGTCCACCGGCGCGTGCTGTACGCGATGTACGACAACGGTTACCGCCCGGACCGCGGCTACGTGAAGTCCGCGCGCCCGGTCGCCGACACGATGGGTAACTACCACCCGCACGGTGACAGTTCCATCTACGACACCCTCGTGCGCATGGCGCAGCCGTGGTCGCTGCGTTACCCGCTGGTCGACGGCCAGGGCAACTTCGGTTCCCGCGGCAACGACGGCGCCGCCGCGATGCGGTACACCGAGTGCCGGATGACGCCGCTCGCGATGGAGATGGTGCGCGAGATCGACCACGACACAGTCGATTTCGTTCCCAACTACGACGGCAAGACGCAGGAGCCGACGGTGCTGCCGTCGCGTATCCCGAACCTGCTCGTCAACGGCTCCGGCGGTATCGCCGTCGGTATGGCCACCAACATTCCGCCGCACAACCTGCGGGAGGTCGCCGAGGCCGTCTACTGGGCGCTCGACAACCACGAGGCCGACGAGGAAGCCACCCTCGAGGCCGTCATGGACCGGGTCAAGGGTCCGGATTTCCCGACCGCCGGCCTGATCGTCGGTGGCCAGGGCATCCAGGACGCCTACCGCACCGGCCGCGGCTCGGTCCGCATGCGCGGCGTCGTCGAGATCGAGGAATCCGATCGCGGTGCCACCCAGATCGTCATCACCGAGCTGCCTTACCAGGTCAACCCGGACAACCTGATCACCTCGATCGCCGAGCAGGTGCGCGACGGCAAGATCGCCGGCATCTCCAAGATCGAGGACCAGTCGTCCGACCGTGTGGGCATGCGCATCGTCGTCGTCGTCAAGCGGGACGCCGTCGCGAAGGTGGTGCTCAACAACCTCTACAAGCACTCGCAGCTGCAGACGTCGTTCGGTGCGAACATGCTGTCCATCGTCGACGGTGTGCCGCGCACGCTGCGCCTGGACCAGATGATCCGCCTGTACACGGCGCACCAGCTCGAGGTCATCGTCCGGCGCACGAAGTACCTGCTGCGCAAGGCGGAGGAACGGGCCCACATCCTGCGCGGCCTGGTCAAGGCGCTCGACGCGCTCGACGAGGTCATCGCCCTCATCCGGGCGTCGCAGACCGTCGACGTCGCCCGCACCGGGCTGATGCAGCTCCTCGAGGTCGACGAGATCCAGGCGCAGGCCATCCTCGACATGCAGCTGCGGCGGCTCGCCGCCCTCGAACGGCAGAAGATCGTCGACCAGCTCGCCGAGATCGAACGCGAAATCGCTGATTACAAGGACATTCTCGCGAAGCCCGAGCGGCAGCGCGCGATCGTCAAGGACGAGCTCGCCGAGATCGTCGAGAAGTACGGAGACGACCGTCGCACCCGCATCGTCGCGGCCGACGGCGACGTCACCGACGAGGACCTCATCGCCCGCGAGGACGTGGTCGTCACGATCACCGAGACCGGCTACGCCAAGCGCACCCGCACCGACCTGTACCGGTCGCAGAAGCGGGGCGGCAAGGGTGTCAAGGGCGCCGAGCTCAAGCAGGAAGACATCGTCAAGAACTTCTTCGTCTGCTCGACGCACGACTGGCTGCTGTTCTTCACCACCAAGGGCCGCGTCTACCGGGCCAAGGCGTACGAGCTGCCCGAGGCCAACCGGGCCGCCCGCGGCCAGCACGTGGCGAACCTGCTGGCGTTCCAGCCGGAGGAGAAGATCCAGAGCATCATCCACATCAAGTCGTACGAGGACGCGCCGTACCTGGTGCTCGCGACCCGCAACGGCCTGGTGAAGAAGTCGCGGCTCGCCGACTTCGACTCCAACCGCAGCGGCGGCATCGTCGCCATCAACCTGCGCGGCGAGGACGAACTGGTCGGTGCGGTGCTGTGCTCCGCCGACGACGACCTGCTGCTGGTCTCCGCGAAGGGGCAGTCGATCCGATTCGCTGCCACCGACGAGGCGCTGCGCCCCATGGGCCGCGCGACGTCCGGCGTCCAGGGCATGCGGTTCAACCAGGACGACGAACTGCTGTCCCTCAACGTCGTTCGCGACGACACCTACCTGCTCGTCGCCACGTCCGGGGGCTACGCCAAGCGCACCCCCATCGAGGACTACGTGGCGCAGGGACGAGGCGGCAAGGGCGTTCTCACCATCCAGTACGACCCGAAACGTGGCACCCTGGTCGGTGCGGTCATCGTCGACGTCGAGGACGAGCTGTACGCGATCACGTCGAGCGGCGGCGTCATCCGCACCGCGGCCAAGCAGGTCCGCAAGGCCGGCCGGCAGACGAAGGGCGTGCGCTTGATGAACCTCGGGGACGGCGACACGCTGCTCGCGATCGCACGCAATGCCGACGAGCCCGAGGACACTGCAGATGCCGAGGATACGTCCGATGGAGCGAAGGAGTCGTAGTTGAGCACTCCCCGAAAGCCCGGCGAGCAGGGGGACGGCGCCACCCGCGTCGAGCCCGCCGAATCGGCGCCCGAGGCAGCCACCTCGAAGAAACCGGCTCCGAAGGCGGACGAGCCGAAGAAACCGGCTCCGAAGGCCGACGAGCCGAAGAAACCGGCTCCGAAGGCCGACGAGCCGAAGCAGACGACCCCGGAGACCGGCAAGCCCGCAGCGGGGACACCGGTCGACGGCGAGCCGGCTCCGGACACGTCACCGCAGCAGCGGCCGGTCCAGACGCCGCCGTGGCAGCGGGGACAGCAGCAGCGATCCGCCCAGAACTCGGCGACTCCGCAGGTCCGGAAGCCGGTGGCTCCGCCGGCCCCGGCGAAGACGGGCCCGGAGAAGGCGGACCCGAAGCCGCCCGGGCGTGAATCGGCGTCCACCCCGCCGTCCCGTCCGGTCGTCACCGGTACCGCGGCGCCCAAGCAGGGCAAGCCGGTCGTCACCGGGACAGCGGCACCGAAACCGGCCGGTACCGGGACGGCGGCCCCCCAGCAGGGCAAGCCCGTCGTCACCGGGGCGGCCGCACCCGAGCATGGCGGCAGGCCCGTCGTGACGGGCACGGCGGCCCCGGGGGCACGGTCGAAGGCCGCGGCCATCGACGGCCCGACCCGCAGCATCGCCCGCCCCGATCTGGCGAAGGACATGCCGGATCTGTCGGAGGTCAAGCATCCGAGCACCGCCCCGGCTCCGGGCGGTGCCCGGAAAGCGGCCGCGTCGGCGCTCGCCGTGCCGGCCCCGGTCGCGGGTGAGGGGCTGCGGGCGACGGTGCAGTTGCGTCGCATCGACCCGTGGTCGGCGCTCAAGGTGTCGCTGGTGATCTCGGTGGCGCTGTTCTTCGTGTGGATGGTTGCGGTCGGTCTCCTGTACGTCGTGCTCGACGGCATGGGCGTGTGGGATCGGCTCAACAATGCGTTCACCGAGATCATCACCGATTCGAGTACCGGTGGACTGGTGTCGTCCGGTCAGGTGTTCGGCTACTCGGCGCTGATCGGATTGATGAACGTGGTGCTCTTCACCGCGCTCGCCACCATCGGGTCGTTCATCTACAACCTGTGTTCCGATCTGGTCGGCGGCGTGCAGGTCACGCTGGCAGACCCGGACTGACCAGCAGAAACAGTGCCTCGCCGGGGTCGTTTTGGTATCCGGCACTCCGGTGAGGTACTGTTCTGCCTGGTTCGAGGGCCTATAGCTCAGGCGGTTAGAGCGCTTCGCTGATAACGAAGAGGTCGGAGGTTCAAGTCCTCCTAGGCCCACTCCACGTGCCGACGAAGGAGTCGCCACCATGAAGGTTGTCCTGATTGCAGGTGCCGGAGTGCTGGTTGCTCTCGGAATCACCACGCTGCTACGTAATCGTCGTGGCCGGGAAGTCTGGCACGAGGTCACAAATCACTGACACCCTCACGGGCGCAGTGCAGACGGGGCCTTAGCTCAGTTGGTAGAGCGCTGCCTTTGCAAGGCAGATGTCAGGAGTTCGAATCTCCTAGGCTCCACACAAGAAAGACGCCATCCCGGTCGGGACGGCGTCTTTTTCGTATGTCGGCGACCGGAGACCGGCGACGCCGACGGCTCAGAGCTGGACCATGTCCTCGGGCCCCCACACGGCGCGCATGCTGACGATCTTGCCGGTGTCGTCGAACTCCATGACGTCGATGGGGGTGATCTCGCTGATGTTGCCGTCGAACTTCGTGCTGATCCGGAAGTGGAAGGCCGCCGTGTTTCCGGCGATACGCAGCGTCAGGAGCTCGGCTTCCTGCTCGAGCGGTTCGATGATCGCGTAGAACTCGCGGATCGACTCGCGGGTGGTGCGCACCGGGGTGCCGACGGGGTCTTCGACGGTGGCGCCGTCGGCGTACAGCGCGAGCACGTCGTCGGCGGTGCCGGAGGCGACGGCCTTGATGTAGCTCTCGACGGTGCTGCGGATGCTTTCGGGGGACGCGGCCATGATGCTCCTCGGGGACGGGCTCGGGTAGAACGTGTTTCGGTCGCGAGCGTAGCGGAGGGGCCTTCCGAAGCGGCTGAATTCGGACACGAGTGTCGTCGCCTCGGCTTTTGTACTGGAGTTCAATCCGGAGAAACCGGTACACGAACGTCCGTTTGACGGTCCAATGGTGCTGTGAATGTAGGCGAATTGGTGCATCGGCCGTTCCGGGCTGCGTCCCGTGGGCTCGTGTCGGCATGGCAGCGGGCCGGTGCCGCCGTGTACGACCCGATGCTGGCCGACACCGAACGGCGCGGCATGGCGCAGCGCCGACTGCGTCTGCTCGCGGACGCGCACGGCGTCGTCGTCGAGATCGGTGCGGGCACCGGACTGAATCTGCCGCACTACCCGTCCGGTGCGGTGTCCTCGCTGGTGCTGACGGAACCGGTGCCGGCGATGGCGTCGCACCTGCGGGCCAAGGTTCGGGCGTCGAGACCGGACGCCGAGGTCGTCGAGACCACGGGTGACCGGTTGCCCGCGGCGACGGGCACCGTCGACACCGTCGTCGGCACCCTCGTGCTGTGCACGGTCCCCGATCCGGATGCGGTGCTCGCCGAGATCGCCCGGGTGCTGCGGCCCGGGGGACAGTTCCTGTTCTGTGAGCACGTTCGTTCCGACGATCCGGCGGCGGCCCGGTGGCAGGACCGGCTCGCCGGACCGTGGGCGGTGTTCGGTCAGGGCTGCCGATGCAATCGCCGTACGCTGTCGGCGATCGAGCGGACGTTCGGACACGTCGAAGCCGATCGGGGTACATGGCAGGGGATGCCCACCGTGGTCCGCCCACTCGTGACGGGGCGGGCCACACACGCACACGAGGCCCGATAACGGGCCGTGGAACAGGGGGAACACGAGTGACACGCACAGCAGGCACCGACAGGGGTCGTCGAACGAAGCCCGACAAGCGGGCCGAGATCCTGGAGGTGTCGTCGACGTTGTTCGCGGAGAAGGGGTACACGGGCACGTCGATGCGTGACATCGCCGCCGACACGGGAATGTTGGCCGGCAGCCTCTACTACCACTTCGATTCGAAGGATGCGCTGGCCGCGGATCTGGTCCGCGCCCTTCGCGACGACATGACCGAGGCGGCCCAGCGGCCCGGGGTGGCCGGGGACACTCCGGTCGAGGCGATCCGCCGGTTCGCGCGGGCCGTCGCGGACGCGTCCGCCCGCCATCCGGGTGCGCTGCAGGTGTGCCTGGGGGTCCCGGGGACCCGGGACGACGACCTGCAGGAACTGTTGGCGTCGGAGGCGCGCTGGTCGGACCGGAAGTGGCAGACACTGATCCGTGCCGCCGACGACGCCGGGCAGGTGCGGCCCGAGGTGGACGCCCGGGTGCTGCGGGAGGTGCTGCGGGTGGCGGTGTCGTACAGCGCGACGCTGGCGCCGACCGGGTTCTCCGCGCGCAAGGTCGCGGACTGTACGGTCACGATGCTGTTCGACGGCCTCGCCACCAAACCCGCCGACGACGACCTGTCCGATTCACCGGCCGCGCTCGCGGCCCGGGACGTGATCGCGTCGTGGGACAGCGGGGCCGAGACGATCGGGATGTCCGACAAGCAGGAGCGCATCCTCGACGCCGCCCGCTACGCGTTCGCCGAACGCGGTTTCGACGCGACCACCACCCGGGACATCGCCTCCGCGGTCGGGTTCACCCAGGGGAGCCTCTACCACCACTTCGAATCACGGGAAGCGATCCTCGTCGCGATCGTCCGGAACTTCTCGGCGCGGATGCGGGACGCGCACGAGGTGATCGGGGCCGCCGGCGGCACCCCACTCGAAACCCTGGACGCGCTGATCCGGATGCGCACGGCCGCCGGGAAACGGTTCGAACCGGAGGTGACGATTCTCAAGTCGTGGGCGATGCTCGTCGACAGCGGCAACTTCGATTTCCTGTTGCTCGACGGCCGCAAGCTGCTGAAGGTGTGGGAACGTGCCTTCACTGCAGGGGTGCGCGACGGCAGCATCACGATGCCCGGGTCGGCGCGGCTGGTGTTCCAGTGCCTCGGATCGATCCTGTGGTCCACCCACGGTCTGCCACGCGTGTCCGTCGAACGGCTGACCCGCTACAACCTCGAGACGGTGCTGTGGGGGGCGTCGCCGAAATAAGAGGGGACGGGCCGTCAGCTCGGTCGCGGATCCGACAGCGACGGCGGCCGCGGCGCGACCGGCGGCATCTCGGGGCGGCGGGTGGCCGCGATCGCGGCGGCGCCCGCCGCGGCCACCGCGGCACCGATCCCGATCAGAACTCGGCGGGAAGCAGATTTCCTCGTGCGCGTCATATGTCCACTCTCGCACAGGACGTGCACGCCCGGTCGGACGCAATGGCACGATAGGGGGGTGACTTCACAGACTGCTACTGCCACGCTGCACACCAACCGCGGCGACATCGAGATCGCGCTGTTCGGTAACCATGCGCCGAAGACCGTCGAGAACTTCGTCGGGCTCGCGAACGGCACCAAGGAGTACTCCACGCAGAACGCACAGGGCACCGCCACCGGCCCGTTCTACGACGGCGCGGTCTTCCACCGCGTCATCGACGGCTTCATGATCCAGGGCGGCGACCCGACCGGCACCGGTCGTGGTGGCCCGGGCTACAAGTTCGGCGACGAGTTCCACCCCGAGCTGCAGTTCGACCGCGGCTACCTGCTGGCCATGGCGAACGCCGGCCCGGGCACCAACGGCTCGCAGTTCTTCATCACCGTCGGTCCGACGCCGCACCTGAACCGCCGCCACACCATCTTCGGTGAGGTGCTCGACGAGGCGTCGAAGAAGGTCGTCGACGCCATCGCCACCACCGCGACGGACCGTGCCGACCGCCCGGTCGACGACGTCGTGATCAACAGCATCACCATCGCGTAAGGACTCTCGAATGACGAACCCCGGCTGGGGTGGTGCGGCGAGCGAGGGCACCCCGCCACCTCAGCCGAGGTGCGTGCGACACCCCGACCGCCCCACTGCCCTCTCCTGTACCCGCTGTGGCCGCCCGGCCTGCCCGGACTGTCTGCGTTCCGCGTCCGTCGGGCACCAGTGCGTCGATTGTGTCGCCGCCGGACGCCGCGATACGCCGCAGGCTCGCACCGTCGCAGGGGCGCCGTTGCGCTCCGAACTGCCCACTCCGATCGTCACGTATGCGCTGATCGCACTCAATGTGGTGATCTTCGCGGTCACCGCGTTGCAGGCCGGATCCCTCATGGACAACGGTGCCGGCCGGATCAACCTGCGCACCGGGGTCGCCACGTTCGACTCGCCGCTGTTCGGGTGGCTGGTCCTCGACGCGCAGGCCGTCGCGCAGGGCGAATGGTTCCGGGTCCTCGGTAGCGGTTTCCTGCACTTCGGCCTGATCCATCTGGCCGTGAACATGTTCGCGCTGTGGGTCCTCGGCCGCGACACCGAGATCGTGCTCGGTCGCAGCCGCTACCTCGCCGTCTACCTGATCTCCCTGCTCGGCGGGTCCGCGTCGGCCCTGATGTTCGAATCCCCGCACGCCTTCACCGCCGGCGCGTCCGGGGCCATCTTCGGCATCATGGGTGCGCAGGCCGTGCTGTTGTTGCGGATGCGGCGCAGTCCC from Prescottella sp. R16 includes these protein-coding regions:
- a CDS encoding TetR/AcrR family transcriptional regulator — its product is MTRTAGTDRGRRTKPDKRAEILEVSSTLFAEKGYTGTSMRDIAADTGMLAGSLYYHFDSKDALAADLVRALRDDMTEAAQRPGVAGDTPVEAIRRFARAVADASARHPGALQVCLGVPGTRDDDLQELLASEARWSDRKWQTLIRAADDAGQVRPEVDARVLREVLRVAVSYSATLAPTGFSARKVADCTVTMLFDGLATKPADDDLSDSPAALAARDVIASWDSGAETIGMSDKQERILDAARYAFAERGFDATTTRDIASAVGFTQGSLYHHFESREAILVAIVRNFSARMRDAHEVIGAAGGTPLETLDALIRMRTAAGKRFEPEVTILKSWAMLVDSGNFDFLLLDGRKLLKVWERAFTAGVRDGSITMPGSARLVFQCLGSILWSTHGLPRVSVERLTRYNLETVLWGASPK
- a CDS encoding peptidylprolyl isomerase; protein product: MTSQTATATLHTNRGDIEIALFGNHAPKTVENFVGLANGTKEYSTQNAQGTATGPFYDGAVFHRVIDGFMIQGGDPTGTGRGGPGYKFGDEFHPELQFDRGYLLAMANAGPGTNGSQFFITVGPTPHLNRRHTIFGEVLDEASKKVVDAIATTATDRADRPVDDVVINSITIA
- a CDS encoding rhomboid family intramembrane serine protease; amino-acid sequence: MTNPGWGGAASEGTPPPQPRCVRHPDRPTALSCTRCGRPACPDCLRSASVGHQCVDCVAAGRRDTPQARTVAGAPLRSELPTPIVTYALIALNVVIFAVTALQAGSLMDNGAGRINLRTGVATFDSPLFGWLVLDAQAVAQGEWFRVLGSGFLHFGLIHLAVNMFALWVLGRDTEIVLGRSRYLAVYLISLLGGSASALMFESPHAFTAGASGAIFGIMGAQAVLLLRMRRSPGPILAVIALNVVISVTVPGISLWGHLGGLVAGAAATAALVYAPVGDRTPASVARARQLGWAGLGAVAVLVVGIIALRVVGLRDQLGVV